GTGTAGTGCTCGCCCACAGCGGGGCGGAAGTTCGCGATATCAGCGAGCGTGACCGGTGCGATGGATGCCTCGGGTGGGGCGGTCACGGTCCAACACTCGAGTCCCGTCTGACGTTGCATGCACGCGCCTAGGTCTTCGGTGGTGTCCGCGTCGTCAGTGCCGGAGTCTGTCGTCTCGTCGCCGGGGAGGGTGAGCGACGTGTCGAGGGTGACACTGTCGTCGCTGATCGATGCGGAGGTGCAGGCCTCAAGGCGCACATCGAGGTGCCCGCAGCCGCTCAACGACATTGTCGCAATCACGAGCAAGAGTTCGACCACAGGTTGCTCTCCGCGATTCGTAGACCCTCTTCGACTTCGAATCGAACCTCGAGTAGTGCTTCGTTTGGCCTGTCCGTCGGTGTGACGTCAGCGAGGGTTTCCTGCTCAATGACTCGAACCGCGCGAGTGTCATGACAGACGTAGACAACGATCTCGTGTCCGTCAAATGATTGGAGACGGAAGGAAGTCAGGATGGTGGTACCGACCAGTCTTTTCCCGCTTTCGGCAAGGTCTCTGTATCCAGCCTCCTCTCGCGCGAACCATTCTTCGGTTACATAGCTAGTGAGTGCGCTCGGATCGGCTGACGCTCCCGCTGCATCGGCCAAATCTGAGTACTCGCGGTAGACCTTCTCGGCCGCGGCGAGGGCCTCGGCATCCGTCGCGAAGAGGGGCTCCTCGGTCACGGTCGGCTCGGGCGCCGGGGCGTCCGTCACGCGTCCCGGTCCGCAGCCCGACAGGGTTGCGGCGAGAACGGCGAGGGCGAGGGCGGCGAGCAAGCGCATCCGGTGACGCTAGGGGAGCATCAACGATCGTGCGCTGTGCTGTCCACAGGTGCGGAGCGGGCTACTCCCCGTGCGCTCGGAACAACTGCATCGACGCGCCAGAAACCGTCCGAAGAGAGCCGGGGAGGTAATCCACGAGCGGGTCCGCGTGCTCCTCGACCGACGAATCCCACAGCAGCGAGTAGCCGGCGACACCCTCGTGGGCGGGCAGCACAACGTCCACGTCATCCTCGAGTCCGTGAACGATCAAGAGGATGCGGTTGAAGTCCTCGAACTCGGGTGTCGACGCCGCGAGGTACTGGAGGGTGCGCTCCTCGGGGGAATTCCAGTCCTCCTCGTCCATCGCCTCGCCCTGCTTGTTGTACCAGTCCATCTGCGTGGCACTCGGCACCGTCTCGCCCCACTTGCCGTAGCGCACCGGGCGCAGCGCAGGGTTCTCCCGGCGGAACCGGATCAGATCCCGCGCCACCTTCAGCAGATCCTCCTGCCACGGCTCGTGAGACCAGGGCAGCCACGTGAGCTCGCTGTCGTGGCAGTACGCGTTGTTGTTACCACGCTGCGTTCGTCCGAACTCGTCCCCGGCCGTCAGCATCGGAATACCCGCCGACAGCAGGAGTGTGCCGAGGAGGTTGCGCATCGCCTTGCGGCGCGAGTCGATGATCGCGGCATCCGTCGTCGGACCCTCGACACCGTGGTTGAACGAATGATTGTTGTCGGTGCCGTCGCGGTTGTTCTCACCGTTGCCCATGTTGTGCTTCTGGTTGTAGGCGGTGAGATCGGCCATCGTGAATCCGTCGTGAGCGGTGATGAAGTTCACGGATGCCACGGGCCCGCGCTCTTCGGCGAACACGTGTGCGGACCCGGCGAGACGGCGCGCTAGTGACCCGATGCCGTTCGGCGCCACCCCGTTGGAACGTGCTGCACCCACATCGGTGAGCCAGAAGTCGCGCATCCTGTCGCGGTATCCGTCGTTCCATTCGCTCCAACCGCGGCCGGTGTCGCCGACCCCGGGGAAGTTGCCGACCTGCCAGCCGCCCATACCCACATCCCATGGTTCGGCGATGATCTTGGCGCTCTGGAGTTCTGGGTCGTCGCGGATGGCGAGCAGCAGCGGGTGGTCGGGCTGGAATTCGTGGTTCGCGTCACGCCCGAGCTCGGCGGCGAGATCGAAGCGGAAGCCGTCCACCTGAAGGTCGTTCGCCCAGTACCGGAGCGAGTCGAGGATGAGCCGCTGAACGGCGGGCGTCGCGGTGTTGACCGAGTTGCCGCATCCTGTCGTGTCCACGTAGTCGCCGTCGGCGGTCTGCCGGTAGTAGTTGCGGTTGTCGATCCCGCGGAATGAGCTCGTCGGGCCTTTGGGCCCCTCCTCGGCGGTGTGGTTGTAGACAACATCGAGCACGACTTCGAGGCCCGCTTCGTGGAGGAGCTTGACCATTCCCTTAAACTCGCGCAATACCGCGCCCGTGCCGCCCGTCTGAGCTGCTTTGCTCGCGTAGGCGGCGTGCGGGGTGAAGAAGTTGAGGGTGTTGTAGCCCCAGTAGTTGATGAGGCCCTGTTTGATGAGGCGCTGTTCGCTCACGAACGCGTGTATGGGGAGCAACTCGACCGTTGTGACGCCGAGGTCCTTCAGGTAGGCGATCGTCGACGGGTGCGCGAGTCCCGCATACGTGCCTCGCAGGTCCTCCGGCACGTCAGGGTTGAGCTTCGAGATTCCCTTCGCGTGTGCCTCGTAGAGCACCGTGTGGTCCATGGGGATGCGCGGTTTGGTCGAAGAACCCCAGTCGAAGGTGTCCTCCTCCTGCACATAACCGCGCCACTCCCCGTTTGCTGCGCGTGCGAGGCCCCGCGCGTACGGGTCGATGAGGTGGGCGGCCGGGTCGAACGAATGTCCGGGACCGTTCGGGCCGTCGACACGGATCGAATACTGGATGCCCGGGCGAAGGAACTTGGTCGTGACAGACCACACATCCCCCGTGCGTGTCATGGGGAGAGTCTTCGCGACCCAGCTGCTGTCCTTCTCGTCGAAGATGCACAGCTCCATCGCGGACGCGTTCGCGGACCACACCCGCAGTTGCCCGCCACGCGACGTCAGCCGTACACCGAGGTCAGAGAGGGATTCGGGCATGCGATCTAGAGTAATGAACCGTGGCGATCTATCTTGACCACGCGGCGACCACCCCCATGACCCCCGAGGTCTTGGGTGAGTTCACGCGAGCGCTCGCCGTCGCAGGCAACCCCTCGTCGATCCACTCGCAGGGGCAGGCGGCGCGTCGCATGCTCGAGGAGGCGCGGCTGGCCGTGGCCGACGCGGTGGGTGCGGAGACGGTCGAGGTCACCTTCACGTCGGGCGGAACCGAGTCGATCAACCTCGCCCTCAAAGGACTGTTCTGGGCTCGCGAGGGCAACCGGGTGCTTTCCACTCGTGCCGAACATCACGCGACCATCGATTCCCTCGAATGGTTGGAGTCTCACGAGGGCGCCGTCATCGAGTGGATACCTGGCGACGATGCCGGCCGTATCGATCTCGATGCGCTCGCCGCGGCCCTCAGTCCGGATGTCGCGTTTGTCACCACGCTTCTCGCCAACAACGAGGTCGGCACCATCCAACCCGTGCGGGAGATCGTCGAGTTGGCGTCGGCACACGGAGTGCCCGTGCACGTCGACGCCGTGTCGGCGTTCGGCTCCGTTCCGATCGACTTCGCCGCGCTCGGGGCCGCCGCGATGAGCGTCTCCGCCCACAAGGTGGGGGGACCGGTGGGTGTGGGTGCGCTCGTACTGGGGCGCGGGGCATCCGTGACTCCCTTGCTCCATGGCGGAAACCAGCAACGGGCCCGCTCCGGGACGATGGATGCCGCGGGCGCTCACGCCTTCGGTGTTGCGGCCACCGCGGCCACACGCGACCTGGCGCACCTGCCGCAACTCGCCGCCCTGCGCGACCGTCTTGTCGCAGGCGTGCAGTCAGGCGTTCCCACCGCGGTACTGCGAGGTGACCCCGTGGACAGGCTCCCGGGGAACGCGCACTTCACGTTCCCCGGTTGCGAGGGTGATTCGTTGCTGTTCCTCCTCGATGCGGCGGGATTCAGCGTCTCAACGGGGTCGGCATGCCAAGCGGGGGTGCCCGAGGCATCCCATGTCCTGCTCGCGATGGGCTTGAGCGAGGCGGATGCCCGTGGTGCCCTGCGTTTCACGCTCGGGCACACCACCACGGCCGACGAGGTCGACGCTCTCGTTGCGGTCCTGCCGGGCGTGGTCGAGCGCGCTCACGCAGCGGGCCTCTCGTAACGCGAGCAGAAACGAAGAAGCGACCGCTGCGTTGCCAGTTCTACAGTGAATCGCACGGTGCGAGGGCCGCACCAGATCAAGGAACGACGATGGCGAAAAACGACGGACTGTCTGAGGCGGAACGCGAAGCGGTTAAGGAGCGCGCGAAGGAGCTGCGTGCCCAGGCGAAGGCGGGGAAGAACCGCGAGGCCGGCACCAAGGCCGTCCGCGAGGCGATCGACGCGCTCGGCGATAGCGACAAGGCACTCGCTGAGGGTTTCTTCGAGGTGGTGGGCGAAGTCGCACCCGACCTTGTGCCCAAGACCTACTACGGCATGCCGGGGTTCGCGAACGATGCAGGCAAAATCGTGGTCTTCATGCAGCCCGCCGGAAAGTTCGGTACCCGATACTCGACGATCGGATTCGAGGATCGCGCCAACCTCGACGACGGAGACGTGTGGCCGACGGCATTCGCGGTGACCGCGTGGACGCCCGCCGTGAAGAAGAAGTTCGCCGACCTCGTGACGAAGGCGGTCAGCTGAGCGGCGGGCCCACCCCGTCGAATTGACAACGTCTGCCGCCGCCCTGAGGATGAGTCGAATCGGGTTCAACAAGGAGAGGCGACGATGCTCAAGGCCGTCATGTCGGTAGGGATTGTGGCGGTCTTCATCGCAGCGGGTGCTTCAGCTCCCGCCGCGGCGTATCCGACAGCAAGTGTGTCGGGAACGATCACCGGCCCTGTCAGCTCTGGTGGGAGTACCCAGATCAAGGGCATTCGGGATGTGCTCGTCGACCTCATACCGCTCCGCGATGCTCTCGCAGCCCCGTACGCTGGCGGCCTGTTCCAGACATACACCGCGGCAGACGGCAGCTACGTCGTCAACAACGTGCCCGAAGGTCAGTACCGCGTTTTTATCGATCCGGCAGGTGCGAGCAGCGCTAATCCGTACGCCCGCACCTGGTGGGGAGGCTCCGCCCACGAGCGCGATGGCGCAATTCTCACGGTGGGGACCGGGTCGATCACCGGTATCGATGTAGAGGTCGCTCTGGGAGCCATCGTTCAGGGCTCAGTCACGTTCGAAGGTGCCGCCTCAAGCTACATCAACGTTCACGCGCTCCTCATCGACCCGGTAACAGGTCGTCCCGAGTACCGCGGCCAATCATTCACTCAAACTACGGGCGGCGCCTTCGTAATGCGGGGGCTTCCTCCTGGACGTCACCTCATCCGGTTCATCGACGGTCGTGTCAGCAACCGCAGCATTGCCTCGGAGTACTTCGACGGTGCGTCGGCGATCGAGGACTCGACGGTGATCACCGTGTCGGGAGCAGAGACCGTCTCGGATGTTGACGCCCACATGCGGTCAGCGCCCGGAGGGTATGAGGAGATTTCCCGCATCCACGGGGCCAACCGCTTCGATGTGAGCGCAGAAATTGCGGATCGCTATGACCCAACCGAGACCGATGTCGCGTTCGTGGTGAATGGCACGAATTTTCCCGACGCTTTGAGCGCCGGTCCCGCCGCCGCGATAAACGGCGCACCCGTGCTGCTGGTCCGATCGGACAGCATGGTCGATTCGGTTAGAGCCGTCCTGGAGCAACTCAGCCTCGACAAGATCTACGTCATCGGCGGACCGGTCAGTGTGTCTCCAGCACTCATGGAGGAGCTTTCGGAGATTGCTCCTGTCGAACGCATCGTTGGCGCTGACCGATATGCGGTCTCCAGGAACGTCGCCGCGAGGTTTTGGCCGCAGAGCGAAGGCGCGTACATTGCCACGGGCAAAAACTTCCCTGATGCGCTCTCTGCCGGCCCAGCGGCAGCACTCGCGGGTTACCCGATCCTCCTCGAGGACGGGACCGCCTCGACGGTGTCCCCGGGCACGAAGTCGACAATCCAGAGCCTTAGCGTGCGGCGCGTCATGATCGCTGGCGGGCCTTCCAGCTTCTCTCCGAGCTTGGAGACGTCCCTTACCGTCTCCGCCGGTGTGCCCGAAGTGCACCGCTGGTCGGGAGCAAACCGATACACCGCGTCCGTCGACGTCAACCGCGTGTTCCGGGCGACCGACACCGTCTACTTCGCCTCGGGCGTTACTTTCCCGGACGCACTAGCTGGCGCCGCCCTCGCAGGCAAGACGGGCGCGCCACTGTATCTAGTGCAGACGAACTGCGTACCAGAGGAGGCGCTCTATGCGTCGTCGGGCATGGGCGTGGGCAAAATCGTGGTGTTGGGCGGCGAGGCAACCCTGAGTGGGAACGTCTCGTCTCTCCTTACCTGCTGATGAGGCAGCGCACCGTACCTACACTGGAACCGTGAAGGTTCTCGCGGCGATGAGTGGTGGAGTGGACTCCGCCGTTGCTGCTGCGCGCGCCGTCGACGCCGGCCACGAGGTAGTCGGGGTGCACCTCGCGCTCAGCAGGCAGCCGGGCACTCTCCGCACCGGTGCCAGGGGCTGTTGCACGATCGAGGACTCGATGGATGCACAGCGTGTCGCCGGGCAGCTCGGCATCCCGTACTACGTGTGGGACTTCTCTGAGCGTTTCAAAGCCGACGTCGTCGACGACTTCATCGCCGAGTACACGGCCGGCCGCACCCCCAACCCGTGTATGCGCTGCAATGAGCGCATCAAATTCGCCGCCCTTCTCGACAAGGCGATCGCGCTCGGGTTCGACGCGGTGGCCACGGGGCACTATGCGACGATCAGCACGGATGCCGCGGGCAATCGTGAACTCCACCGCGCTGCATCCTGGGCCAAAGACCAGTCCTACGTGCTGGGTGTGCTCACGGCGGAGCAACTCGCCCACGCGATGTTCCCGCTCGGGGCGACCCCCAGCAAGGCAGAGGTGCGGGCGGAAGCGGCCGAGCGCGGCTTCCTGCTGCACGCCAAGCCCGACTCACACGACATCTGCTTCATCCCCGACGGCGACACTCGCGGATGGCTCGCGGACAAGGTCGGCGCAGAACCAGGGGCGATCCTCGATCGCAGCGGCGCCGTGCTCGGCACACACGAGGGCGCGGCGGCGTTCACCGTCGGCCAGCGCAAGGGGCTGAATATCGGATTCCCGGCGGATGACGGAAAGCCGCGGTTTGTTCTCGAGGTGCGCCCCAAGACCAATGAGGTTGTGGTCGGGCCCCGCGAAGCTCTCGCAATCGCCGAGATCGCCGGGGAGCGGTACTCCTGGGCGGGACTGGCACCCACGGAGGTTGAGTTCGCGTGCGAGGTGCAGATCCGCGCCCACGCCGATCCGGTGCCGGCCACTGCTCGGGTCCTCGATGGCGAAGTTGTCGTCACACCCGATGAGCCACTCGACGGTGTCGCACCCGGACAGACCGCCGTCATCTACGTCGGAACCCGTGTGCTCGGGCAGTTCACGATCGACCGCACTGTCTCGGCGGTGCCGGTAGCAGCGGGCGCCTGAGGCGCACAAGTCCTCTCGCGCGTCGGCGGCCCGTTCTAGGCTGACAGCGTGGCAGATGAGCGCGCGACATCCTCGCAGACCGTAGTTCAGCACGCAGACCCCGAACTGACCGAGGCTCGGGCCGAAGTCCAGGCCCTCACCACGCGCATCCTCGAGCTACGCGACGCGTACTACGAGCGCGACGAGGTGCTCGTCAGCGACGCAGAGTATGACGCGATGATGCACCGCCTCGAGGAACTCGAGCGCGAGCATCCGGAGCTCCAGGGTCAGGACAGCCCCACTCAGACTGTCGGTGGACGGGCGGCGAAGCTCTTCGACCCGGTGCGGCACGCGGAGCGGATGCTGAGCCTCGACAACGTCTTCAGCATCGACGAATTCACGGCGTGGGCCGCCAAGGTGGAGCGGGACGCAGGCCGGCGCGTCGACTACCTGTGCGAACTCAAGATCGACGGACTCGCGATCAACCTGCGCTACGAGAACGGGCGTCTCACGAGCGCGGCCACCCGCGGCGACGGGGTCGTGGGGGAGGACGTCACCGAGAACATCCAGTACATCCCGGGTATCCCCGCGCGGCTGTCGGGCACCGGGCATCCGCCGCTCGTCGAAGTGCGCGGCGAGATCTTTTTCCCCGTCGAATCATTCGAAGAGCTCAACGCCGAGCAGGCGGCATCGGGGGAGCGTGTGTTCGCGAACCCGCGCAACGCAGCATCCGGTTCACTGCGTCAGAAGGCCGAGAAGAAGTCGGCGGCGGCCCTCGATCTCATGCACCGCAGGCTGTCGAGGCTCCGGATGCTCGTCCACGGCATCGGGGCATGGCCGAACCCGCCCGTCGCCAGCCAGAGCGAGGTGTACGCACTCCTCGCCGGCTGGGGACTTCCGACGAGCTCGCACTTCTCCGTGCGCCCGACAGCCGAGGGTGCTGCGGAGTTCATCGAGTACTACGGGGCACATCGCGACAGCGTTGAGCACGAGATCGACGGCATCGTCATCAAGGTTGATGAACTCGCACTGCACGAAGAACTCGGGGCAACCTCGCGCGCACCGCGATGGGCGATCGCGTACAAGTACCCACCGGAGCAGGTCAACACGAAGCTGCTCGACATCGTTGTCTCGGTCGGGCGCACCGGGCGAGCAACGCCGTTCGCCGTCATGGAGCCGGCGCGCGTCGCCGGTTCGGTGGTGCGCCAAGCGACCCTCCACAATCAGGACGTCGTCAAGGCCAAGGGTGTACTCATCGGAGACACCGTTGTGCTGCGCAAGGCGGGCGACGTCATCCCCGAGGTGCTCGGGCCGGTCGTCGAACTGCGTGACGGCACGGAGCGCGAGTTCGTCATGCCGACCCTCTGCCCGGAGTGTGGAACCCCGCTCGCCCCGGCGAAGGAAGGCGACATCGACCTTCGGTGCCCCAACACGAGGGCGTGCCCGGCACAGGTTCGCGGTCGTGTCGAGCATGTCGGCAGCAGGGGCGCGCTCGACATCGAGGGACTCGGTGAGGTGAGTGCGGCCGCCCTCACGCAACCCCGAGTGCCCGCAACGCCGCCCCTGGAGACCGAAGCCGGACTGTTCTCGCTCACGCTCGAGGACCTCTTCCCCATCGAGGTCGTGGTGCGGGATGCCGAGACCGGGCTGCCACGCCTCCTCGAGAACGGCGAACCCGACCTCCGGACCCCCTTCCGCAAACAGCGCAAGGTCAGCGGAAAGGATGCCGACCCCGCGTACGACCCAGACGGTCCGTTCTTCGGGGACGCCGGGGCGGTGCCCTCCGCACAGGCAGTCCAGCTCA
This genomic window from Antiquaquibacter oligotrophicus contains:
- a CDS encoding cysteine desulfurase family protein, with the translated sequence MAIYLDHAATTPMTPEVLGEFTRALAVAGNPSSIHSQGQAARRMLEEARLAVADAVGAETVEVTFTSGGTESINLALKGLFWAREGNRVLSTRAEHHATIDSLEWLESHEGAVIEWIPGDDAGRIDLDALAAALSPDVAFVTTLLANNEVGTIQPVREIVELASAHGVPVHVDAVSAFGSVPIDFAALGAAAMSVSAHKVGGPVGVGALVLGRGASVTPLLHGGNQQRARSGTMDAAGAHAFGVAATAATRDLAHLPQLAALRDRLVAGVQSGVPTAVLRGDPVDRLPGNAHFTFPGCEGDSLLFLLDAAGFSVSTGSACQAGVPEASHVLLAMGLSEADARGALRFTLGHTTTADEVDALVAVLPGVVERAHAAGLS
- a CDS encoding cell wall-binding repeat-containing protein, whose translation is MLKAVMSVGIVAVFIAAGASAPAAAYPTASVSGTITGPVSSGGSTQIKGIRDVLVDLIPLRDALAAPYAGGLFQTYTAADGSYVVNNVPEGQYRVFIDPAGASSANPYARTWWGGSAHERDGAILTVGTGSITGIDVEVALGAIVQGSVTFEGAASSYINVHALLIDPVTGRPEYRGQSFTQTTGGAFVMRGLPPGRHLIRFIDGRVSNRSIASEYFDGASAIEDSTVITVSGAETVSDVDAHMRSAPGGYEEISRIHGANRFDVSAEIADRYDPTETDVAFVVNGTNFPDALSAGPAAAINGAPVLLVRSDSMVDSVRAVLEQLSLDKIYVIGGPVSVSPALMEELSEIAPVERIVGADRYAVSRNVAARFWPQSEGAYIATGKNFPDALSAGPAAALAGYPILLEDGTASTVSPGTKSTIQSLSVRRVMIAGGPSSFSPSLETSLTVSAGVPEVHRWSGANRYTASVDVNRVFRATDTVYFASGVTFPDALAGAALAGKTGAPLYLVQTNCVPEEALYASSGMGVGKIVVLGGEATLSGNVSSLLTC
- the ligA gene encoding NAD-dependent DNA ligase LigA, with the protein product MADERATSSQTVVQHADPELTEARAEVQALTTRILELRDAYYERDEVLVSDAEYDAMMHRLEELEREHPELQGQDSPTQTVGGRAAKLFDPVRHAERMLSLDNVFSIDEFTAWAAKVERDAGRRVDYLCELKIDGLAINLRYENGRLTSAATRGDGVVGEDVTENIQYIPGIPARLSGTGHPPLVEVRGEIFFPVESFEELNAEQAASGERVFANPRNAASGSLRQKAEKKSAAALDLMHRRLSRLRMLVHGIGAWPNPPVASQSEVYALLAGWGLPTSSHFSVRPTAEGAAEFIEYYGAHRDSVEHEIDGIVIKVDELALHEELGATSRAPRWAIAYKYPPEQVNTKLLDIVVSVGRTGRATPFAVMEPARVAGSVVRQATLHNQDVVKAKGVLIGDTVVLRKAGDVIPEVLGPVVELRDGTEREFVMPTLCPECGTPLAPAKEGDIDLRCPNTRACPAQVRGRVEHVGSRGALDIEGLGEVSAAALTQPRVPATPPLETEAGLFSLTLEDLFPIEVVVRDAETGLPRLLENGEPDLRTPFRKQRKVSGKDADPAYDPDGPFFGDAGAVPSAQAVQLIENIELAKTKELWRFLVALSIRHVGPVAARALAGYFGSLGAIRAASRDELAAVEGVGPIIADALIDWFAVDWHRDILEAWEAAGVQFATPGHPGPGAAASVDGPLAGLTVVATGTLEGFTREGATEAIIAAGGKAASSVSKKTDFVAAGPGAGSKLTKAEQLGVRIIDAEQFAKLLVGGPEALD
- the glgX gene encoding glycogen debranching protein GlgX → MPESLSDLGVRLTSRGGQLRVWSANASAMELCIFDEKDSSWVAKTLPMTRTGDVWSVTTKFLRPGIQYSIRVDGPNGPGHSFDPAAHLIDPYARGLARAANGEWRGYVQEEDTFDWGSSTKPRIPMDHTVLYEAHAKGISKLNPDVPEDLRGTYAGLAHPSTIAYLKDLGVTTVELLPIHAFVSEQRLIKQGLINYWGYNTLNFFTPHAAYASKAAQTGGTGAVLREFKGMVKLLHEAGLEVVLDVVYNHTAEEGPKGPTSSFRGIDNRNYYRQTADGDYVDTTGCGNSVNTATPAVQRLILDSLRYWANDLQVDGFRFDLAAELGRDANHEFQPDHPLLLAIRDDPELQSAKIIAEPWDVGMGGWQVGNFPGVGDTGRGWSEWNDGYRDRMRDFWLTDVGAARSNGVAPNGIGSLARRLAGSAHVFAEERGPVASVNFITAHDGFTMADLTAYNQKHNMGNGENNRDGTDNNHSFNHGVEGPTTDAAIIDSRRKAMRNLLGTLLLSAGIPMLTAGDEFGRTQRGNNNAYCHDSELTWLPWSHEPWQEDLLKVARDLIRFRRENPALRPVRYGKWGETVPSATQMDWYNKQGEAMDEEDWNSPEERTLQYLAASTPEFEDFNRILLIVHGLEDDVDVVLPAHEGVAGYSLLWDSSVEEHADPLVDYLPGSLRTVSGASMQLFRAHGE
- the mnmA gene encoding tRNA 2-thiouridine(34) synthase MnmA, coding for MKVLAAMSGGVDSAVAAARAVDAGHEVVGVHLALSRQPGTLRTGARGCCTIEDSMDAQRVAGQLGIPYYVWDFSERFKADVVDDFIAEYTAGRTPNPCMRCNERIKFAALLDKAIALGFDAVATGHYATISTDAAGNRELHRAASWAKDQSYVLGVLTAEQLAHAMFPLGATPSKAEVRAEAAERGFLLHAKPDSHDICFIPDGDTRGWLADKVGAEPGAILDRSGAVLGTHEGAAAFTVGQRKGLNIGFPADDGKPRFVLEVRPKTNEVVVGPREALAIAEIAGERYSWAGLAPTEVEFACEVQIRAHADPVPATARVLDGEVVVTPDEPLDGVAPGQTAVIYVGTRVLGQFTIDRTVSAVPVAAGA